Below is a window of Myxococcales bacterium DNA.
TCCGTAGCGGACGTAGTACCCAGGCGGGAGCTGCACGTCGCGGTCGATGGCCGCCATCGCGTCGTGCACGTAGCTCCCGACGTCGCGCTGGCGCACGTTCGCCTGAACGACCACGCGGCGCTTGGCCCACTCTCGATTGATGGCGGTCGGCCCCTCCGCGAGCGTGATCTTCGTGAGCTTGGCCAGCGGGACGCGGTCGCCGTTGGCGGCGGTGACGGGGATGCGGCCGATGGCGGCGGCGTCGAGGCGATAGCGATCGTCGATGCGCAGCGTGATCGGGAAGCGGCGCTCCCCCTCCTGAAGCACGCCGACCTCCCGCGTCCCCAACGCCTCGACGACCTCCAGCACTTCGCGCGCGGCAATGCCGTGGCGGGCGATCGCGGCGCGGTCGACCTCGATCTGGAGCGTGGGCTGCCCGGTCAGCTGCTCCGTCGAGACGTCCGCGGCGCCGGGGATCTTCTTCAACACCGCTTCGACCTCCTTCGCTTTCACCTTCAGCACCTCGAAGTCTTGGCCGAAGATCTTGACGGCCACGTCGCCGCGTACGCCCGCGATCATCTCGTTCACGCGCATCTCTATCGGTTGCAGAAAGGAGGCGCGCATCCCCGGCAGCGTGGAGATCTCCTCCTGCATCTCGCGGACGAGCTCCTCCTGGGTCGTCGCCCGCTTCCACTGCTTCCGCGGCTTGAGCGTGAGGAACACGTCGGAGACCTCGAGGCCCATCGGATCGGTCGCCACCTCGGGTGTCCCCGTCCGCGTCCAGGCCCGCTCGATCTCGTTGGGGAAGGCCTCGAGCAGGCTGCGCTCGATCTGCATGCCGTACCGGGCGGACTCGTCCGCAGACACGCCCGCCAGGCGTACGGTGTTGATGACGATGGTGCCTTCTTGCAGCTTCGGCACGAACTCGGAGCCCAAGCGGGTGGCCACGAAGGCGGCGTTTCCCAGGAGCAAGAGCGCGCCGCCCAGCACGACCCAGCGGAAGCGGAGCGCGGCCCGGAGCACGGGCGCGTAGACCCGCCGGAGGGCGCGCATCACCGCGTTTTCGCCCTCCTTCACCCGCCGCGGCAGGAGCAAGCTCGCGAGCACCGGCATCAGCGTGAGCGAGAGCACCATCGAGCCGAACAGCGCGAAGATCACCGTCAGCGCCATCGGTCGGAACAGCTTCCCTTCGACCCCCTCGAGCGCCAGGATCGGCAGGTAGACGATCATGATGATGAGCTCGCCGAACATCGTCGGCTTGCGCACCTCGAGCGCCGCGTCGCGGACGACGGCCAGCTTGTCGCGCTCGCTGTGGTCCTCCGCCAGGCGCTTGACGGAGTTTTCGACCATGATCACCGAGCTGTCCACGACCAGACCGAAGTCGATGGCGCCCAGGCTCATCAAGCTCCCGGCGATTCCGGCCCGGAGCATCAGGTCGAACGCGAACAGCATCGACAGCGGGATGGCCGCGGCCACGATCAGCCCCGCACGCAAGTTACCCAGGAAAATGAAGAGCACGGCGATCACCAGGAGGGCGCCCTCGAGCAGGTTGGTGCGCACCGTGCCGAGGACGCGGTCGACCAGCGTGGTTCTCGCGTAGACGGGCTCCACGCGGACGCCCTCAGGTAGCGTCTTCTCGATCTCGGCCAGGCGCACCTGAAGGCGTTTCGTCACCTCGTGGCTGTTCTCGCCCATGAGCATGAATCCGAGGCCGAGGACCACCTCACCCTTGCCGTCGGCGGTCACCGTCGCTCGGCGAATCTCGCGACCTTCGACCACCTTGGCCACGTCACGGACGCGAATGGGCACGCCGCCGTGGGCCGCGACGACGATCTCCTCGACGTCGCTCGGCCGCGTGACGATGCCGAGCCCCTGGATCAGGCTGGACTGCCCGGCCTGATCCAGCGTCCCGCCGCCCACGTTCATGTTGTTCTGCTCGAGCGCCTCGGCCAGCTCGGCCAGCGTGAGCCCGCGCGCGTGGAGCTGGGCGGGATCGACGACGACCTGAAGCTGGCGCTCGTCGCCGCCCCAGGCGTTCACCTCCGCCACGCCACGCAGCGGTTTCATCTGCGGTCTGATGATCCAGTCGTGGGCCGCGCGCAGCTCGACCAGGGAACGCTCACCCGTCACCAGATAGTGAAACACCTCGCCGAGCCCCGTGGCCACGGGCCCGAGCTGGGGCTGGGCGATCCCAGGCGGCATCACCACGCTCCGGAGGCGCTCCGACACCACCTGGCGGGCGAGCCAGATGTCGGTGCCGTCCTCGAAGATCACCGTGACCTGGGATAAGCCGAAACGCGTGAGCGAGCGGACTTCCTCGAGTCCGGGCAACCCCGAGATCGCCTGCTCGACTGGGAACGTGACCTGCCGTTCGAGCTCGAGCGGCGAGAGCGCTGGGGCGACCGTGTTGATCTGGACCTGGATCGGCGTGGTGTCCGGAAAGGCGTCGATCGGCAGGCGGCGAAAGGCGATTGCACCCGCGACCACGACCGCGAGCGTCCCGAGCAGCACGAAGAACCGGTGCCGGAGCGAGAGATCGATGAGACGATTCAGCATCGGCGGTCAATCTCCATCGCAGCAGCCCGCGCCGATGCTTTCCTTGGACGTCTCCGTCTTGAGCAAGAAAGCTCCGGTCGTGACGACGTCTTCGCCGACTCGCACCCCCTTCAGGATCTCGACGAAGTCGGGATCCGTGGCGCCCACCTGTACTCGGCGGGTCTCGTACTCGTCCTCTGCGATCTGCACGAAGACGAGCTGCACTTCCTTGGTACGCTCGAGCGCGGCACGCGGCACGAACACGCTCGAACGCGACTCGCCCGCGGCCACCCGCGCCTGACCGTACATGTTCGCGCGCAGCACTCCGTCGGGATTGGCCAGCGGAACGCGGACCTTCGCCGTGCGAGTGTGCGGGTCCACGGCGGGCGCGACGTAGGTGATGCTGCCAGAGAGCTCGCGCTCCCCCAGGCCATCCAGCCGCAGGGACACCGCTTGCCCGACCGCCACCGCGAGCAGGTCGCTCTCGGCGACGTCGAGCTCGGCCCACATCGAGCGCGTGTCCACGATTTCGAGCAGGACTTCCTCGCTGCTCACGAGCTTACCGATCGTCACCTTGCGCTCGGTCACGACGCCGTCGATGGGCGAAGCTCCAGCGTGGCAACTGCCCGCGCCACCGCCGCCCGCACCGAGCACGGAGAGCGAAGCGCGCAGGGCGGCGTATTCGGATTTCGCCTGATCGTGCTCTTGTTGCGCGTCGAGCAGGCTCTTCTTCGACCCGATGCCCTCGGCCTGGAGCTTCTTCGCCCGGTCGTGGTTCTCGGCGGCCACCTGAACGCGCGCCTTGGCGCCAGACAGCCGTGCTCGGTCCGCCCCGACATCCGGACTGTCGATGACGACCAGCGGCTGGCCCTTCTTGACCGCCGTCCCGACATCGACCTTGAGCGCACGCACAACGCCGGGGGAGCGCGGGTTGACCTGGGCGAGCTTCATCGCGTCGTAGGTGAGTCGCGCCGGCGCCGTGAGCGCGGCGGCGTTCGGCCGCGCCGTCGCCTTGACCGTGACGATGCCGGCGCGCTTGGCCGTGTCCTTGCGCTTGAACCGGATCCGAGTGCCGTCCGCGGGCGCCCGTCCGACTTCACCTCGAGCGAGGGCTTTCCACCACGCTCGGGGTGGCAGACGGGGCAGAACGACTCGGGGAAGCCGTGCTCCGCGCACCAGTCACCTTTGGCCTGGAAGACCGGCGCGAGCTTCGGGTTGCACTTGGTGCAGACCGCCTCGAGGACGCCGTGCTCCTTGCACATGGCGCCCTCGGCAGGCGCTTCGCTCTTCGTCTCCGTGCGCTGCTCGCCGGCGCTCGCCTCCGGCTTCGAGCGGCAAGCCACGGCCAAGCCGAGCAGTGGGATGAGCAACATCGAGAGTCTGAGCCGCATGACGAGCCCCTAGTTTGCCTTGGGCGGACGCACGATCTTCAGGTCCGGCTTGCACTTCTTGCACTGCGATTCGGGCAGCCCGTGCTCGTTGCACCAGTCCCCGGTCGC
It encodes the following:
- a CDS encoding efflux RND transporter permease subunit; the encoded protein is MLNRLIDLSLRHRFFVLLGTLAVVVAGAIAFRRLPIDAFPDTTPIQVQINTVAPALSPLELERQVTFPVEQAISGLPGLEEVRSLTRFGLSQVTVIFEDGTDIWLARQVVSERLRSVVMPPGIAQPQLGPVATGLGEVFHYLVTGERSLVELRAAHDWIIRPQMKPLRGVAEVNAWGGDERQLQVVVDPAQLHARGLTLAELAEALEQNNMNVGGGTLDQAGQSSLIQGLGIVTRPSDVEEIVVAAHGGVPIRVRDVAKVVEGREIRRATVTADGKGEVVLGLGFMLMGENSHEVTKRLQVRLAEIEKTLPEGVRVEPVYARTTLVDRVLGTVRTNLLEGALLVIAVLFIFLGNLRAGLIVAAAIPLSMLFAFDLMLRAGIAGSLMSLGAIDFGLVVDSSVIMVENSVKRLAEDHSERDKLAVVRDAALEVRKPTMFGELIIMIVYLPILALEGVEGKLFRPMALTVIFALFGSMVLSLTLMPVLASLLLPRRVKEGENAVMRALRRVYAPVLRAALRFRWVVLGGALLLLGNAAFVATRLGSEFVPKLQEGTIVINTVRLAGVSADESARYGMQIERSLLEAFPNEIERAWTRTGTPEVATDPMGLEVSDVFLTLKPRKQWKRATTQEELVREMQEEISTLPGMRASFLQPIEMRVNEMIAGVRGDVAVKIFGQDFEVLKVKAKEVEAVLKKIPGAADVSTEQLTGQPTLQIEVDRAAIARHGIAAREVLEVVEALGTREVGVLQEGERRFPITLRIDDRYRLDAAAIGRIPVTAANGDRVPLAKLTKITLAEGPTAINREWAKRRVVVQANVRQRDVGSYVHDAMAAIDRDVQLPPGYYVRYG